A genome region from Corynebacterium uberis includes the following:
- a CDS encoding helix-turn-helix transcriptional regulator → MSEALRRRGTYGMTAEQLAQRFEVSVRTIKRDIAALETAGLPIWSRPGPGGGYVLVPGAELPPIRLTPAQAMALVAAVTAAANAPYADLAAAGAATILAALDPHTRRQAEQLAHRVWVDPGPACPRVIRSALEQAMTDQRVARIEYTTAAGEESRRDVEPIIFAATGGCWYLVAWCRMRNAIRWFALSRVRAAAVTRVHCAGHSIAEIGVPPAGARSAQEVSR, encoded by the coding sequence ATGTCAGAAGCCCTTCGCCGCCGCGGCACCTACGGAATGACCGCCGAACAGCTCGCCCAGCGTTTCGAGGTATCCGTGCGCACCATCAAACGCGACATCGCCGCCCTAGAAACCGCAGGCCTACCCATCTGGTCGCGGCCCGGACCCGGAGGCGGATACGTCCTGGTACCAGGCGCCGAACTACCCCCGATCCGGCTCACACCCGCCCAAGCGATGGCCCTGGTAGCGGCGGTGACAGCAGCCGCCAACGCCCCCTACGCCGACCTCGCCGCGGCAGGGGCCGCCACAATACTGGCCGCCCTCGACCCCCACACCCGCAGGCAGGCCGAACAACTAGCGCACCGAGTCTGGGTCGACCCCGGCCCGGCATGCCCCCGCGTGATCCGCTCCGCGCTGGAACAAGCGATGACCGATCAGCGCGTAGCACGCATCGAATACACCACCGCCGCCGGCGAAGAATCCCGCCGCGACGTCGAGCCGATCATCTTTGCCGCCACCGGCGGGTGCTGGTACCTCGTCGCGTGGTGTCGCATGCGCAACGCCATCCGCTGGTTCGCTCTGTCGCGAGTGCGCGCAGCGGCAGTTACCCGGGTGCACTGCGCCGGCCACAGCATCGCAGAAATTGGCGTTCCACCTGCGGGTGCGCGCAGTGCACAGGAGGTTTCGCGGTGA
- a CDS encoding alpha/beta fold hydrolase, which yields MTSHRHAHKHTHKHTHRPPALILVAGHWLGGWAWQQVVDHLTNAGLQGVALTLPGLDAADPARATRTLAEQADAIAEVAAHLAAENIENTENTENAASAKPILVAHSGANGPASIALDRRPDLFGRVVWVDSGPVSPGGVFDPTFPDSAEQLALPAFDVLSTRASLAGLSAADLERFRRHAVPEPGPVIRGVVELHNPARRHVPSTLVCCSISGRQLMAMAHAGHPMFAEVTTLTDLTIVDLPTGHWPMWSRPRDLARLLIDAAVPTPAPSSTASTPPPGL from the coding sequence ATGACTTCCCACAGGCACGCACACAAGCACACGCACAAGCACACGCACAGACCCCCAGCGCTCATCCTTGTTGCTGGTCATTGGCTCGGCGGGTGGGCATGGCAGCAGGTTGTCGATCACCTCACCAACGCCGGCCTGCAGGGCGTTGCGCTGACCTTGCCTGGCCTCGACGCCGCCGATCCGGCGCGGGCAACCAGGACGTTGGCCGAGCAGGCCGACGCCATCGCCGAGGTGGCCGCGCACCTTGCCGCCGAAAACATCGAGAACACCGAGAACACCGAAAACGCCGCGAGCGCCAAGCCGATCCTGGTGGCCCATAGCGGTGCGAACGGCCCGGCGAGCATCGCCCTGGATCGCCGCCCTGATCTTTTCGGCCGGGTCGTGTGGGTGGATTCCGGCCCTGTCTCGCCGGGCGGCGTCTTCGATCCGACGTTTCCCGATTCCGCTGAGCAGCTAGCCCTGCCCGCTTTCGACGTCTTAAGCACGCGCGCCAGCCTCGCCGGGCTCTCCGCCGCTGATCTGGAGCGTTTTCGCCGCCACGCCGTCCCCGAGCCGGGTCCTGTGATTCGCGGGGTCGTTGAATTGCACAATCCCGCCCGCCGGCACGTGCCCAGCACGCTGGTGTGCTGCTCGATTTCCGGCCGCCAGCTCATGGCCATGGCGCATGCGGGTCATCCCATGTTTGCCGAGGTCACCACCCTGACCGACCTGACCATCGTGGACCTGCCAACGGGTCACTGGCCGATGTGGAGCCGTCCCCGCGACCTGGCACGCCTGCTTATCGACGCCGCCGTGCCCACCCCCGCACCCTCCAGCACCGCGAGCACGCCGCCCCCGGGCCTGTGA
- the dnaN gene encoding DNA polymerase III subunit beta → MESGHISFRVAKDDLGDAVAWVARNLPTKVAQPVLRAMLITADDEGLEIAGFDYEVSTKVRLSAQVSQPGRIAVAGKLIAEISNTLPNKDVEIRADGSVAVMVCGSSRFELPMIPLDDYPQLPTLPEVTGTIDPKLFTRAVTQVAVAAGRDDTLPMLTGVHMEVSGSNVELAATDRFRLALRTFEWNPASPDVSANLLIPAKTLLENARTLDPQTSDPIDIAVGTGDQIGREGLFGVHTDNRETTTRMLDAEFPNIKPLLPKVHTSVATVEIAPLLEAIRRVSLMTERNAQIRMQFSEGQVILSAGGSDSGHAEEPLPCAFTGADELLIAFNPSYLKDGLGVIDTDRVVFGFTEPSRPAILVPEPDELPEANADGTFPTPQTDFTYLLMPVRLPG, encoded by the coding sequence ATGGAGTCAGGGCACATCTCTTTCCGGGTTGCCAAGGATGACCTGGGCGATGCGGTTGCGTGGGTGGCCCGCAACCTCCCCACAAAAGTTGCGCAGCCGGTGCTGCGCGCCATGCTCATCACGGCCGACGATGAGGGCCTAGAAATCGCCGGCTTTGACTACGAGGTCTCCACCAAAGTTCGGCTGTCCGCCCAGGTCAGCCAGCCCGGACGCATCGCCGTAGCCGGCAAACTCATCGCCGAGATTTCCAACACCCTGCCAAACAAGGACGTGGAGATCCGCGCCGACGGCTCCGTGGCCGTCATGGTGTGTGGTTCCTCCCGCTTTGAGCTACCCATGATCCCGCTGGATGACTACCCGCAACTTCCCACACTGCCCGAGGTCACCGGCACCATCGACCCGAAGCTGTTTACCCGGGCTGTCACCCAGGTAGCCGTGGCCGCCGGCCGGGATGACACCCTGCCCATGCTCACCGGCGTGCACATGGAGGTTTCCGGAAGCAACGTCGAACTGGCGGCCACGGACCGTTTCCGCCTGGCGCTGCGCACCTTCGAGTGGAATCCCGCTTCCCCAGACGTGTCAGCCAACCTGCTCATTCCGGCAAAGACGCTGCTGGAAAACGCGCGCACGCTGGACCCGCAGACTTCTGATCCGATTGACATTGCGGTGGGTACCGGCGACCAGATTGGCCGCGAAGGACTTTTTGGTGTTCATACCGATAATCGGGAAACCACCACCCGCATGCTCGACGCGGAATTCCCCAACATCAAGCCGCTGCTGCCTAAAGTGCACACCTCTGTGGCAACGGTAGAAATCGCGCCCCTTTTGGAAGCCATCCGCCGTGTCTCGCTGATGACGGAACGCAACGCGCAAATTCGCATGCAGTTTTCAGAAGGACAAGTCATCCTGTCCGCCGGTGGTTCGGATTCCGGCCACGCGGAAGAACCCCTGCCCTGTGCTTTCACGGGTGCAGATGAACTCCTCATCGCCTTTAATCCCAGCTATTTGAAGGACGGCCTGGGTGTCATTGACACCGACCGGGTGGTCTTTGGGTTCACCGAGCCCTCCCGCCCGGCCATCCTGGTGCCCGAACCCGATGAGCTGCCGGAGGCCAACGCGGACGGGACGTTCCCAACGCCGCAGACGGACTTCACCTACCTGCTCATGCCGGTGCGACTTCCGGGCTAA
- the recF gene encoding DNA replication/repair protein RecF (All proteins in this family for which functions are known are DNA-binding proteins that assist the filamentation of RecA onto DNA for the initiation of recombination or recombinational repair.), with translation MYVSHLSLRDYRSWAQLSIDLEPGVTLFVGRNGFGKTNIVEALGYVAHLSSHRVSSDAPLVRESAPNARVSATAINQGRELTSHVLIKPHGANQAQINRTRLRSVREVLGVVRTVLFAPEDLALVRGEPEQRRRYVDDIIAMKWPRLAGVKADYDKIVRQRNALLKTASGALRRGYDSESGADALATLDAWDGRLAALGAQVIVARRTLIDALRPHVEQAYAALAPESRPAGIAYRSSVEGEDCRDVAEVEAQLLAGLGAARPREIERGLSLVGPHRDDVEITLGTQPAKGFASHGETWSCAIALRFGELELLREQGSDPVLILDDVFAELDARRREKLVALATSVEQVLITAAVDEDLPENLEDKIIARHVVTVADTPSGRVSVLGEQAPEPGATGDGQDD, from the coding sequence TTGTATGTCAGCCACTTATCGCTGCGGGACTACCGGTCCTGGGCGCAGCTGAGCATCGACCTGGAGCCGGGGGTGACCCTGTTTGTTGGCCGCAATGGCTTTGGCAAAACAAATATTGTTGAGGCCTTGGGGTATGTGGCGCATTTGAGTTCGCACCGGGTGTCGTCGGATGCGCCTTTGGTGCGTGAATCCGCCCCGAATGCGCGGGTGTCTGCCACGGCTATTAATCAGGGCCGCGAGCTGACCTCGCACGTGTTAATTAAGCCGCATGGGGCAAATCAGGCGCAGATTAATAGGACGCGTTTGCGTTCTGTTCGTGAGGTGTTGGGGGTGGTGCGCACGGTGTTGTTTGCGCCGGAGGATTTGGCGTTGGTGCGTGGGGAGCCGGAACAGCGGCGTCGTTATGTTGATGACATTATTGCTATGAAGTGGCCGCGTTTGGCGGGGGTGAAGGCTGATTATGACAAGATTGTGCGGCAGCGCAACGCGTTATTAAAAACCGCTTCTGGCGCGCTGCGTCGTGGTTATGATTCGGAGTCCGGCGCGGATGCGCTGGCCACGTTGGATGCCTGGGATGGGCGTTTGGCGGCACTGGGTGCCCAGGTGATTGTGGCGCGCAGGACGCTCATTGATGCGCTTCGTCCGCACGTTGAGCAGGCGTATGCGGCGTTGGCGCCGGAGTCGCGCCCGGCGGGTATTGCCTATCGTTCCAGCGTGGAGGGGGAGGATTGTCGGGATGTTGCGGAGGTGGAGGCGCAGCTGCTGGCGGGGCTGGGTGCTGCGCGTCCGCGGGAGATTGAGCGGGGGTTGAGCCTGGTGGGCCCGCATCGTGATGATGTGGAGATCACCCTGGGCACCCAGCCGGCTAAGGGTTTTGCTTCGCATGGGGAGACGTGGTCGTGCGCGATTGCGTTGCGTTTTGGGGAGTTGGAGTTGCTGCGGGAGCAGGGCTCGGATCCGGTGCTCATTTTGGATGATGTCTTCGCGGAGCTGGATGCGCGCCGCCGGGAGAAGTTGGTGGCGCTGGCTACGAGCGTGGAGCAGGTGCTCATCACTGCGGCGGTGGATGAGGATTTGCCGGAGAACTTGGAGGACAAGATCATCGCCCGGCATGTGGTGACGGTGGCTGATACGCCGTCGGGCCGGGTGTCGGTGCTCGGGGAGCAGGCGCCTGAGCCCGGCGCCACGGGGGATGGCCAGGATGACTGA
- a CDS encoding DciA family protein, which translates to MTDQSDPIDQAFAAMRAAAKRRGGTVPRLGSKQGSQRRKRSEGQLFAALSDAPSAAPSAPISGTAVTPGVTIPGVQVPAGSRRRRGRGMPTGRDGRRIPRSRDVDKLGAILGAEISRRGWGRGIAGGWVAGHWEELVGPKIAAHATVEMIKGTTLFITCDSTAWATNLRLMQRQILQTIRGKVGADVITELKIFGPKAPSWRKGPLHVKGRGPRDTYG; encoded by the coding sequence ATGACTGACCAGTCCGACCCGATTGACCAGGCGTTTGCCGCGATGCGGGCGGCGGCGAAGCGGCGCGGCGGCACGGTGCCGCGGCTGGGTAGTAAGCAGGGCAGCCAGCGTCGGAAGCGCTCGGAGGGGCAGCTGTTTGCCGCGCTTTCCGACGCCCCCTCTGCCGCGCCGTCCGCACCCATCTCCGGCACTGCTGTCACGCCTGGCGTGACCATCCCTGGGGTGCAGGTGCCTGCCGGTTCTCGTCGGCGCCGGGGACGGGGGATGCCCACCGGCCGTGACGGGCGCAGGATTCCGCGCAGTAGGGACGTCGATAAGCTGGGTGCGATCCTGGGTGCGGAGATTTCGCGGCGCGGCTGGGGGCGCGGCATTGCCGGCGGGTGGGTTGCCGGGCATTGGGAGGAGCTGGTTGGGCCGAAAATCGCTGCGCACGCGACGGTGGAGATGATTAAGGGCACGACGCTGTTTATCACCTGCGATTCCACAGCGTGGGCGACGAATTTGCGGCTCATGCAGCGCCAGATTTTGCAGACCATTAGGGGCAAGGTCGGCGCGGATGTGATCACGGAGTTGAAGATTTTTGGGCCGAAGGCGCCGTCGTGGCGCAAGGGGCCGCTCCACGTGAAGGGCCGCGGACCGCGCGATACCTACGGCTAG
- the gyrB gene encoding DNA topoisomerase (ATP-hydrolyzing) subunit B — MATTEHEYGASSITILEGLEAVRKRPGMYIGSTGKRGLHHLVWEVVDNSVDEAMAGYASKVVVTLLADGGVQVVDDGRGIPVEMHPSGAPTVQVVMTQLHAGGKFDSESYAVSGGLHGVGISVVNALSTRVEADIKRDGKHWLQNFNNAVPEQLVEGGNARGTGTTIRFWPDPEIFETVEFDYETISRRLQEMAFLNKGLTITLIDERATDEELELEALAEAGDTATSLDQIDDAADAADMEVVDPDGDGPAPAHLKKKEKKRVFHYPNGLEDYVNYLNKNKSPIHPSIVAFDAKGEDHELELAMQWSTGYKESVHTFANTINTIEGGTHEEGFRSALTSLMNKYAREHNLMKEKDGKLTGEDCREGLSAVISVRVGDPQFEGQTKTKLGNTEVRSFVQKMTNEHVGHWLEANPAEAKAIVNKAISSAHARQAARKARELVRRKSAGDMGGLPGKLADCRSKDPKASELFIVEGDSAGGSAKQGRDSMYQAILPLRGKILNVEKARLDKVLKNAEVQAIITALGTGIHDEFDIAKLRYHKIVLMADADVDGQHIATLLLTLLFRFMPDLVEEGHVYLANPPLYKLKWQKGEPGYAFSDAERDEQLAEGLEAGRKINKDDGIQRYKGLGEMNPNELWETTLDPTTRILRRVDLHDAQLADELFSILMGDDVTARRSFITRNAKDVRFLDI; from the coding sequence GTGGCTACTACCGAACACGAATATGGCGCCTCATCGATCACCATCCTTGAGGGGCTAGAGGCCGTACGTAAGCGGCCGGGCATGTACATTGGGTCGACCGGTAAGCGCGGCCTGCACCACCTGGTGTGGGAGGTCGTGGACAACTCGGTCGATGAGGCCATGGCCGGCTACGCCTCCAAGGTCGTTGTCACCCTGCTCGCCGACGGCGGCGTGCAGGTTGTTGATGACGGCCGCGGCATCCCCGTGGAAATGCACCCCTCCGGGGCGCCGACCGTCCAGGTGGTGATGACCCAACTTCACGCCGGCGGCAAGTTCGACTCCGAGTCCTACGCGGTCTCCGGCGGTCTGCATGGTGTGGGCATCTCCGTGGTCAACGCCCTGTCCACGCGTGTCGAGGCGGACATCAAGCGCGACGGCAAGCACTGGCTACAGAACTTCAACAACGCCGTGCCCGAGCAGCTGGTTGAGGGCGGCAACGCCCGCGGAACCGGCACCACCATCCGGTTCTGGCCGGACCCGGAGATCTTTGAAACCGTCGAGTTTGACTATGAGACGATCTCCCGGCGCCTCCAGGAGATGGCCTTCCTGAACAAGGGCCTGACCATCACGCTTATCGACGAGCGCGCCACCGACGAAGAGCTCGAACTCGAGGCACTCGCGGAGGCCGGCGACACCGCCACCTCGCTCGACCAGATCGACGATGCCGCCGACGCCGCCGACATGGAGGTCGTGGACCCCGACGGCGACGGCCCCGCCCCGGCGCACCTGAAGAAGAAGGAAAAGAAGCGCGTCTTCCACTACCCCAACGGGCTGGAGGACTACGTCAATTACCTCAATAAGAACAAGTCTCCCATCCACCCGTCCATCGTCGCCTTCGACGCCAAGGGCGAGGACCACGAGCTTGAGCTGGCCATGCAGTGGAGCACCGGATACAAAGAATCCGTCCACACCTTTGCCAACACCATCAACACCATCGAGGGCGGCACCCACGAGGAGGGCTTCCGCTCCGCGCTGACGTCCTTGATGAACAAGTACGCCCGCGAACACAACCTGATGAAGGAAAAGGACGGCAAGCTCACCGGCGAAGACTGCCGCGAAGGCCTGTCCGCCGTCATCTCCGTGCGCGTCGGCGACCCCCAATTTGAGGGCCAGACCAAAACCAAGCTGGGCAACACCGAGGTCCGCTCCTTCGTCCAGAAGATGACCAACGAGCACGTCGGCCACTGGCTAGAGGCCAACCCCGCCGAGGCGAAGGCCATTGTTAACAAGGCCATCTCTTCGGCCCACGCCCGCCAGGCCGCCCGCAAGGCCCGCGAACTGGTGCGCCGCAAATCCGCCGGCGACATGGGCGGACTGCCCGGCAAGCTTGCCGACTGCCGCTCCAAGGACCCCAAGGCCTCCGAACTGTTCATCGTGGAGGGCGACTCCGCCGGCGGCTCCGCCAAACAGGGCCGCGACTCCATGTACCAGGCGATCCTCCCGCTGCGCGGCAAGATCCTCAACGTGGAAAAGGCGCGCCTAGACAAGGTGCTCAAAAACGCCGAAGTCCAGGCCATCATCACCGCGCTGGGCACCGGCATCCATGACGAGTTTGATATTGCCAAGCTGCGCTACCACAAGATCGTGCTCATGGCCGACGCCGACGTGGACGGCCAGCACATCGCCACCCTGCTGCTGACCCTGCTGTTCCGCTTCATGCCGGACCTGGTCGAGGAAGGCCACGTCTACCTGGCCAACCCGCCGCTGTACAAGCTCAAGTGGCAGAAGGGCGAGCCGGGCTACGCGTTCTCCGACGCCGAGCGCGACGAGCAGCTTGCCGAAGGCCTGGAAGCCGGCCGCAAGATCAACAAGGACGACGGCATCCAGCGCTACAAGGGCCTGGGCGAGATGAACCCGAACGAGCTGTGGGAGACCACCCTGGACCCCACGACCCGCATCCTGCGCCGCGTGGACCTCCACGACGCCCAGCTTGCCGACGAGCTCTTCTCCATCCTCATGGGCGATGACGTCACCGCCCGCCGCTCCTTCATCACCCGCAACGCCAAGGATGTCCGCTTCCTGGACATCTAG
- a CDS encoding DUF6918 family protein has translation MTDLNELTQPDRRDALVADLAALTQKTIDNQSGLSGTALKTAVKGATKVDESLIERGINKLLPQFLESLAPLWNGYTNDDAAAAGNFGDYLAAHDQEARDALLNVADRNTDNLPGPVAGVYKSLRGKAEKIVTPVLPELGEVIEKHAK, from the coding sequence ATGACTGACCTCAACGAACTGACCCAACCAGACCGCCGCGATGCCCTCGTCGCCGACCTCGCCGCGCTGACCCAGAAGACCATCGATAACCAAAGCGGCCTGTCCGGCACCGCCCTGAAGACCGCCGTTAAAGGAGCCACAAAAGTCGATGAATCCCTCATCGAGCGCGGCATCAACAAGCTCCTCCCCCAGTTCCTCGAGTCCCTGGCGCCTCTGTGGAACGGCTACACCAACGACGACGCCGCTGCCGCAGGCAACTTCGGCGACTACCTGGCCGCGCACGACCAAGAAGCTCGCGACGCCCTCCTCAACGTCGCCGACCGCAACACCGACAACCTCCCCGGCCCCGTAGCCGGCGTGTACAAGTCCCTGCGCGGCAAGGCCGAGAAGATTGTCACCCCCGTGCTCCCCGAGCTCGGCGAGGTTATTGAAAAGCACGCCAAGTAA
- a CDS encoding TetR family transcriptional regulator: protein MTGLSFDDLVTIADAVCAHTGARVRTYADLAACAAATTARLRGVPVHRDVDSQATCLRRQILALRPLDADNDLMATVATNVLRDLYEPATR from the coding sequence ATGACCGGACTCAGCTTCGACGACCTGGTCACCATTGCCGACGCCGTCTGCGCCCACACCGGAGCCCGCGTGCGCACCTACGCCGACCTCGCCGCATGCGCCGCCGCGACAACCGCACGCCTGCGTGGGGTCCCGGTGCACCGCGACGTCGATAGTCAGGCCACATGCTTGCGCAGACAGATCCTTGCCCTGCGCCCCCTCGACGCGGATAACGATCTGATGGCAACTGTGGCAACTAACGTGCTTCGGGACTTATACGAGCCTGCCACGCGGTAA
- a CDS encoding CopG family transcriptional regulator, which produces MAMTLRLDAPTDRALRLLATAHGCSKHEAALRAIIAEAARTLSDAHVAQLAHDNLAEYRDAETRLHP; this is translated from the coding sequence ATGGCCATGACCCTGCGTCTCGACGCCCCCACCGACCGCGCCCTGCGCCTCCTCGCCACCGCACACGGCTGCTCCAAACACGAAGCCGCCCTCCGCGCCATCATCGCCGAAGCAGCCCGCACACTCTCCGACGCCCACGTCGCCCAACTCGCCCACGACAACCTCGCCGAATACCGCGACGCCGAAACACGCCTCCACCCATGA
- the gyrA gene encoding DNA gyrase subunit A: MSDNTGGTGEDLFDRIHPIDINEEMQSSYIDYAMSVIVGRALPEVRDGLKPVHRRILYAMFDSGYRPERGYVKSARPVSDTMGQFHPHGDSAIYDTLVRLAQDWNMRYPLVDGQGNFGSRGNDGPAAMRYTECKLTPLAMEMVRDIREDAVNFSPNYDGKTMEPDVLPARVPNLLMNGSGGIAVGMATNIPPHNLRELGEAINWLLDNPDASEKEALEACMERVKGPDFPTAGLIIGDQGINDAYTTGRGSIRMRGVTTIEEVGNRQTIVITELPFQVNPDNLVSNIAEQVASGKLAGISKIDDETSDRVGLRIVITLKRDAVPRVVLNNLFKHSQLQTNFGANMLSIVDGVPRTLRLDQMLRYYVAHQIDVIVRRSQFRLNKAEERAHILRGLVKALDALDEVIALIRASATVDIARSGLMELLDVDEVQADHILSMQLRRLAALERQKIIDELEEVEAEIADLKDILASPARQRAIVRDELGEIVEKYGDERRTQIVAATGDVSEEDLIARENVVVTITSTGYAKRTKVDAYRSQKRGGKGVRGAELKSDDVVRHFFVSSTHDWILFFTNFGRVYRLKAYELPEASRTARGQHVANLLELQPEERIAQVIQIQSYEDQPFLVLATAQGRVKKSRLADYETNRSGGLIAINLAEDDRLIGAALCNETDDLLLVSEEGQAIRFTADDDQLRPMGRATAGVKGMRFRGDDQLLAMCVVTEGGSLLVATTGGYGKRTDMEEYNVQGRGGLGVVTFKYTPKRGKLVGALAVQEDDEIFAITSAGGVIRTRVDQIRSSARATMGVRLVNLEKGVQLLAIDRNVEGEGEETAEAVATGAVDGPADKDKGAQATFADIPGVESDAASGEPEEK, from the coding sequence TTGAGCGACAACACCGGTGGCACCGGCGAGGACCTCTTCGACCGCATTCATCCCATCGATATCAATGAGGAGATGCAGTCGAGCTACATCGACTACGCCATGTCCGTCATTGTGGGCCGCGCGCTGCCTGAGGTCCGCGATGGCCTCAAGCCCGTCCACCGGCGCATTTTGTACGCCATGTTTGACTCGGGCTACCGCCCGGAGCGCGGGTATGTGAAGTCGGCGCGCCCTGTCTCGGACACGATGGGCCAGTTCCACCCGCACGGCGACTCGGCGATTTATGACACCCTGGTGCGCCTGGCCCAGGACTGGAATATGCGCTACCCGCTGGTAGACGGCCAGGGCAACTTTGGTTCGCGCGGCAATGACGGCCCGGCCGCCATGCGTTATACGGAGTGCAAGCTCACTCCGTTGGCTATGGAGATGGTGCGCGATATCCGCGAGGATGCCGTCAATTTCTCCCCGAACTATGACGGCAAGACCATGGAGCCGGACGTCCTGCCGGCGCGGGTGCCTAACCTGTTGATGAACGGCTCCGGCGGTATTGCCGTGGGCATGGCCACCAACATTCCGCCGCATAACCTGCGCGAGTTGGGCGAGGCCATTAATTGGCTGCTGGATAACCCGGACGCGAGCGAGAAGGAGGCCCTGGAGGCGTGCATGGAGCGCGTCAAGGGCCCGGATTTCCCCACCGCGGGGCTGATCATTGGTGATCAGGGCATCAATGATGCCTACACCACGGGACGCGGGTCGATCCGGATGCGCGGCGTGACCACCATTGAGGAGGTGGGCAATCGCCAGACCATCGTGATCACGGAGCTGCCTTTCCAGGTCAACCCGGATAATTTGGTCTCCAACATCGCTGAACAGGTGGCTAGCGGCAAGCTGGCGGGCATCTCCAAGATTGACGATGAGACCTCGGATCGCGTGGGCCTGCGCATTGTGATCACCCTCAAGCGCGACGCGGTGCCGCGCGTGGTGCTTAACAACCTGTTCAAGCACTCGCAGCTGCAAACCAATTTCGGCGCGAACATGCTCTCCATTGTCGATGGGGTGCCGCGCACCCTGCGCCTGGACCAGATGCTGCGCTACTACGTCGCCCACCAGATCGACGTCATCGTGCGGCGCTCCCAGTTCCGCCTGAACAAGGCGGAGGAGCGCGCCCACATCCTGCGCGGCCTGGTCAAGGCCCTCGACGCCCTCGATGAGGTCATCGCGCTCATCCGCGCGTCCGCCACCGTGGACATCGCGCGCAGCGGGCTCATGGAGCTTCTCGACGTCGACGAGGTACAGGCCGATCACATCCTCTCGATGCAGCTGCGCCGCCTGGCGGCCCTGGAGCGGCAGAAGATCATCGACGAGTTGGAAGAGGTCGAGGCAGAAATCGCCGACCTGAAGGACATCCTGGCCTCCCCAGCCCGCCAGCGCGCCATCGTGCGCGACGAGCTCGGCGAGATCGTGGAGAAGTACGGCGATGAGCGGCGCACCCAGATCGTCGCCGCCACCGGCGACGTCTCCGAGGAAGACCTCATCGCCCGCGAGAACGTGGTGGTCACCATCACCTCCACCGGGTACGCCAAGCGCACCAAGGTGGACGCCTACCGCAGCCAGAAGCGCGGCGGCAAGGGTGTGCGCGGCGCGGAGCTGAAGTCTGATGACGTGGTGCGCCACTTCTTTGTCAGCTCCACGCATGATTGGATCCTGTTCTTTACCAACTTTGGCCGCGTCTACCGCCTCAAGGCCTATGAGCTGCCGGAGGCCTCCCGCACCGCGCGCGGCCAGCACGTGGCCAACCTGCTGGAACTCCAGCCGGAGGAGCGCATCGCCCAGGTCATCCAGATCCAGTCCTATGAGGACCAGCCCTTCCTAGTGCTGGCCACCGCCCAGGGCCGGGTGAAGAAGTCCCGCCTGGCGGACTATGAGACCAACCGCTCCGGCGGCCTGATTGCCATCAACCTGGCCGAGGATGATCGCCTCATCGGCGCCGCCTTGTGCAACGAGACCGATGACCTGCTGCTGGTCTCTGAAGAGGGCCAGGCCATCCGCTTTACCGCCGACGATGACCAGCTGCGCCCCATGGGCCGGGCCACCGCCGGCGTGAAGGGCATGCGCTTCCGCGGCGATGACCAGCTGCTGGCCATGTGCGTGGTTACCGAGGGCGGGTCCCTGTTGGTGGCTACCACCGGCGGCTACGGAAAGCGCACGGACATGGAGGAGTACAACGTCCAGGGCCGCGGCGGACTGGGCGTGGTCACCTTCAAGTACACGCCCAAGCGCGGCAAGCTCGTTGGCGCCCTGGCGGTCCAGGAGGACGATGAGATCTTTGCCATCACCTCCGCCGGCGGGGTGATCCGCACCCGCGTGGATCAGATCCGCTCCTCGGCGCGGGCGACCATGGGCGTGCGCCTGGTCAACCTGGAGAAGGGCGTGCAGCTGCTGGCTATTGACCGCAACGTCGAAGGTGAGGGTGAAGAAACGGCCGAAGCGGTAGCCACCGGCGCCGTCGATGGGCCCGCCGACAAGGACAAGGGCGCGCAGGCCACCTTCGCGGACATCCCCGGGGTAGAATCTGACGCAGCTTCCGGCGAGCCTGAAGAAAAATAG
- a CDS encoding DUF3566 domain-containing protein, with product MAQRQVVVARIAPASAFRVALALSLVGLAAWILCVVVLYFGMEAAGVWDKANGIIGGIGGEEVISFGMVVSVAALFGAVFAILMTILAPIVALIYNAVVDLFGGIGLTLHT from the coding sequence ATGGCCCAAAGACAAGTAGTAGTCGCCAGGATCGCCCCGGCCTCAGCCTTTAGAGTTGCCCTGGCGCTATCCCTGGTCGGCCTAGCCGCCTGGATCCTGTGCGTGGTGGTCCTCTACTTCGGCATGGAGGCCGCGGGCGTGTGGGACAAGGCCAACGGCATCATTGGTGGCATCGGCGGCGAGGAGGTCATCTCCTTCGGCATGGTGGTCAGCGTGGCCGCCCTGTTCGGCGCGGTCTTTGCCATCCTGATGACCATCCTGGCGCCCATCGTCGCCCTGATCTACAACGCCGTGGTGGATCTCTTCGGCGGAATCGGGTTGACGCTCCACACCTAG